The sequence TTGCAGTGGTCGAAGCACTCGCAGTTCTCCGATCCCTTGATACGGACAGGGGTCCCCAAGTCACCTTCGGCGGACAGCAGGTCTGGCTGATGACAAATATGCGGAAGGACAGAAGAGACACGAAATGCAGTTTAAGgtgtgaagaagaagaaagaaagaagcttGCTAAGGTACTAGGAGAGTAGGTTTAGAAGGAATGATGAAAGGCATGAAGAGGAAGAATAAAATGTGCAcactaatgctacgtttagacaaggcaagtgaattgagcaagtcgcttgagtCGAACGCAAATGGAACgcaacaccttaattcaattcacttgaacgaaaagaaagttgaacatgtttttgaacaacttttggcaagtcaattgaattcaacttagTTGTTCAATTCTCTTggcctgtcaaaacgtagcataagtcTTGTTTGTGGCATTTGTAGTTGACAAGTCGGGACCGACTAATCCCCGTTTTGTCACGGAGAAGTAGTTTCACAACACTGGCGCCCAACAAAACGAACCATTTAGTTTGTGATTTGTAGATTTTTGTGTTTTTGGAAATTTGTGTTGAGTTTGTGGCACAATTTCTGTTTAGTAACACGTTAAGAACCTACCACTTATTTTATTAGTTGGCTAATTTTAGATCTTAAGGTTCATGGATCCGGCAAGCCTGACAGAAGAGGAAATAGGTTACGAATTGGGGTTGCGGCACGTAACTAATATTGGTTCACTTCCTCGCAGGGCGAGAGCCGTTTGTTTGCGTGCTCTTATGCAGGAAGATAAAATCAAAAACACAATTTATGACACTTCTTCCCATGTTATGGAAGCTGTTGACAACATCAGTCAATGTCAATCGGAACGGAAGTAAGCAAAATAGTTTCGAAACTCGACGGATCCTTCAAGCGCGGTGATTTCCAGCAGTGCGGGTAATACGATCGCGTTTAATTCATTATTGCGATCGGTTAGCCATCGTGGATCCTCCGGCTAATCACAGTGGAACACACGCAACATTGTCGCTACTGGTGCAGTTTTCGTTGGAGGATACAGACGACGCATTGGGAAGAACTAGGAAACAGGTGAAAACGAAAGTGAACAACGATAGTGCGAAAAACACTGGTGCTGTTTCCAAAGGAACGATGCAGACTTCCACATCACCCGGAGCAAACTTTCGAGGATTCGACGAGAACGGAGATCCAAGGGAGCAGTCAAGTGAATAAAATCAAGATTTCGTCATCCAAACCGAGGAAGTTAGACAACAATCCAGATCGACGCCAACAAAGACCGATCCGTCAACAGCACTTCCAACGCGAAAAAGgttagagggatattttgaaatcactctcataaacaaaattattttgcagttacttgactgtcaaacatttcccgctcttcgaatttctcttccCATGCTGCATGagagcgcacaaatgcgcgagactctacatgactttacgatggtttacatacattcctgctccaatcagctgctgaagttcgtgaaatttcgtaacgagtgctttttagttgcatttcTACTAACTTtacactcgaaatataatgttataatgtatatttttattttttccccaaataataacaatacttctcaatataagatctgaaacgaacataaccacaatcttcaatgtttggatccggaataataaagaaAGAATCCAGCATGAGTGAGCCAACAGTCAGTAGCTTCGCGCCACCTCCGTTTGAGTCGAGAACAGAAACATTCGAGCCAGATGTTAGAGAGGACTACCTCCAGCAAGAGTACAATCAGCTCCGTAATGAGTTGCTGCGCAACCTGAACCAACGATGGCAGAACCACGCTCCATACCATCAGAAGAGATCGCAGATGATTTGCTGCTGAAAAGCGTCAAACATTTGCTGTTGGACGATGCTCTCATCAACTGGTACATCAACATGTATGCTGTATTCggctcctggaaggatttcaaACGCCTACGAGTTCCTACCAGCAAGCTACGCTTTTATCTTGAGGGCCGAGGCCTACCACCGCATACTAGGCGAGAAAGAACTGTTCAACAAATTCTACCAGGACATCTCGTCTCGACCCTATTCCAATACGTTGATCCACCGATGAGCGATCTGGAGAAGCTGTTCATAATCAAGAAGAACATGAATTCAACGTACGCGCCCATCGCCGCTTCGCAGAACTCCATGCGATTGCTGGTGAAAGCATGCAAGGAACTGGATGAACTCCGGAAGCTGCAGCAATACCAGCGTCGGATCTCGTTGccttagagtgaaatcaggagtgattcagtttcattccaaattttcgaccactattctagtttgaatctgaagccaaatagaacaaactcgctggtttccccagcagtgttctattcatgtttttcaaattttcaattaaatgaaatcatcatgttggcgccaagaaaggcgccgtaattgcaaagtggattgatccgtagataaaatgacgcattcatacaccaaaacaattggaaaatatttgaatctcgtgattcaatcgtggttcaaatctgcagaaaatagaacggagcgttataccagttttatttttttgacagttgactggtataaaaactgaatctagaacagctgctgggaaattcaatgtttcagattcatattcaaactgacagccccgaacgatttgaatcactgctgattttactcttacgGTGCTTTAATAGAACCAGCTTTAGCCACTCCAAATACATCACAACGTCAAGAAAAACCGCAACAACCATTGCAACGTTTTGGAAGAGTCCATGCATTGGAAGCAAACAACGCGCAGAGCTACACGAGCGGTGAAGTACCGGCGGAAAGCGACTGTCCAGTGCAAGAAGTGGAGAGAATAGACCAGCGTATGGAGGCGATACTACAGCAAGTAAACGCTCTCAAACTATGATTCGACCGTCGTGAAGCAGTAGGTAGGCAAGTTTTTGACCAGCAGCGTCAACAACCAGGCGGTAGTTCCAATCTCCAACAAGGACAGGTGCCTGAGGCAAAAATCGCTCGTGGGCCACCTGCGGTGATAATGTGCTGGAATTGTGACGAAGAGGGACACCGCTTCATGGACTGTGCTAAACCACAGGCTGTGCTGTTCTGCTGTACCGCTGTGGACAGCAGGGATTCTCGCTACGAAGTTGTCCGACGTACCGCCAACGTTCGGGAAACGCGATAGCGGGGAATCAATAACCGAGGGAGCAGAGTCCTCGCGTCAAGTCAACGATCCCTCAACCATACTAGACACGTTAGAGATCATCAATCTCGACAATGACAATCGCCCTCACGCAGTAGTAGAAGTTCTCGGCAGGTAGATTACTGGGTTACTGGATAGTGGCGCCAATTGCTCTATCCTAGGAGGCGATCACACGAAATTAGCACAGGACTACAGAAGACAGCACTTGGAGGAGGTATACGAACTGCGGATGGAACTGAGCTGAGCACAGGATACAATCCTACACTCGGCTACCTGTAGCACATAACAACAAGAACGAAGTCGTCACCATGCTGCTGCTCTCAGTCTCTCAGTGTCAACGATGCAAACCTTTGTGATATTCATAATGAATTTCTCGGACACGATTCGGTATCAAGCCAATTTGTTGTACCATCGGCCTGCAATCATAGAAGAAAGATCAGTCAAAACAAGAAGCGACGAAGCAGTTATCCACGGAAGAGCACCATTGACTCTAAGAAGCTATAGCTCAATTTCCGAAAGCAAAACCTGGAAAGCTGGGTAGAACGGATCGATACATCCACCGCATCGACGTAGGAGACGCAAAACCACGGAAACAACGATACTACCCGATGTCGAAGTACGTGCTGGATGAAGTAAACAAAGAGATAGACCGTATGCTGGAACTCGACGTGATTGAAGAGGCACTATTCTCACCGTGGTAGAACCCGTTAGTAGCCGTGAAGAAGAAGACTGGCCAGTATCGCGTATGCCTAGACGCGCGTCACCTCAACTCACTACATTGGGGGTCACTACGAAAATCTCTATCGAAGCAACGCGACCAGGGGGCGCGGTAAAACCTCCTATTGGGCTCGTAGTGATTTAGGATTCGGAAAATTTCCGGAAGTGAATATTTCaaccagtcatatggtctcccccttcgccagcgcccaatgacggagtgccacaatcagaataatttgaaattcaacctcgccatatccaTTGTCATACAAACCTGGAACATGTgccctattcaaaccagcccaaaccatcgaaCGACACctaaaatatgaaacataatcggCTGatcgtggcggagcaaaattatttttgaactACCCTAATTATTAGTTGTGGAataattggtcggggttcaaccaaaccgcaccaagcggctttttgactgacttgtgttattttgttcgcaaaaggaaaacggaaagtatTTCATGTCAATTCATGCGTACATTCGTTGTAGGAGatcctcagttatggcgttGAATGATGTCCGATGCGATTTATGATTAAGTAAATCTGTTACACGAaaagtttggcaaaaaaattgaaaaattttcattggcgcttggtgtgatttggctgatcCCCGACCAATTGTGAAGTAAATTATTTGCAAAATCAATAAACGCTTTAAAACCAATGATATGGAATTTATTTAAAACCGCTCAAAGCTTTAAAACCGTCAAAATTGGGAAGTTGCTAACTTCGCAAGGAAATGATTCTTTTTCTAGTAGGTATCTGTGTAAAATAGtaattttatatgacgtttttTAGTATATGACCTAataattcaattgaaaattgtgTATGATTCAATTATTTACATATCTTATTGTAAATATGCTTTTAATTTGAGCTTGTTTGATAGGGCACGGTATAAGGCAAATTTTCTGCGCGGTATTTGGAATCTTCTTGGGAATGTACGCGGTATTAGGCATATTCATGAGTCATATGTTGAACAATATTTTCTCCATTTTTCATGAGTTAAagaacaaaacatatttttccctTCAAATGTATTTAAAATTGACTAAAGCGACAGTTTTCAAGGGTGAAtttgcaaattaaattttatatagCGAATTTATTGTGGACACGTCCTTAACCCCACGGTAATAGAGCAAGTCACGGTACTCCTTGAGACTTTTCCTCTTTTCTAAGAGATACAACGTAAATGCGAAATGGCAAACTAATCATCATCATTCGTGCTGTAGCCAATAAAAAATCTTGCCTTGCAACAAGTGACTATATTACAAGACAATGATGTCGTTTTGTTACTCACTGAACATTTTCTGTTTTCAACAATTACGGTAAAGGGAATCCTATGTGTGATTAGGACGATGAACTtagaacattttcaaaaaaccGATCATTCCAACGCGATAAcgaattaaagaaaaaaaaactttacttaCCGGCTACGAGTCGGCACCGACTTCCTCGGGAACTTGGGATTGCGGGGCAGACGCAGGGTACGCGGCCGACGGAATTTCACCGTGGTGCGGATCTTGCGCAGGGCAGTTCCAAATGGACCCTTGATGACCTACAATGAAACAACAATCCATCAGTATCCAATATCGATAAAATTCATTTCTACAATGTTCCTAAAACGGACGATCAGTTGGAAGCAAATGTTTGATTTCATAACCACACGAAATTCCTTCGAGCGGTTCAAGGAGATTCCctcttcaaaatttcatcattaaATTCAATCCCTACCAGCATTACAATACCCCAAACTAAAGCATAACTCACCTTGGTCTTAGTCCTCTTGGCCCTCAACAAAGCGGCGGCACGAGCCTTAGCGGCACCCTTCTGCAGCTTGGCCTCGATGGCCTTCTTGTCGCCCTTGACAGCCACTGGTTTCTTAGCGACTGGCTTCTTAGCAGCAGCTCCCTTACCAGCAAGGGCACTCCTCTTGACCGTTCCAACCTTCTTGGTGGTGGCCGGTCCCTTCTTGACACCTGGCTTCTTCGCGGACGGCTTCTTGGCTGCGGCCTTCTTATCGCCGGCTGCGGTCTTCTTAGCCTTTGCCGCGGCATCGGCTGCCTTCTTGGCGGCCGGACCAGTGGCTGATTTCTTGGCCGTCGCAGCAGCGGTTGCTGGCTTCTTagcatccttcttcttcttcttaccgGCATCGGCAGCAGGAGCAGCGGCCTTCGGAGCGGCAGCCGGAGTTTTCTTAGATTCGGTGGCCTTCTTCTTCTCAGCAGGAGCCTTGCTATCAGCTGGAGCAGAACGCTTTTCAGCTTTCTTCTCAACAGCGGGTTTTTTCTCAGCAGCTGGTTTCTTCTCGGTCGCTGCCTTTTTCTCGGCTGCTGGTTTCTTCTCGGCTGCTGGTTTCTTCTCGGCTGCTGGTTTCTTCTCGGCTGCTGGTTTCTTCTCGGCTGCTGGTTTCTTCTCGGCTGCGGGTTTCTTCTCAGCAGCTGGCTTCTTTTCGGCCGCTGGCTTCTTCTCGGCCGCTGGCTTCTTTTCGGCTGCTGGCTTCTTCTCGGCCGCTGGCTTCTTTTCGGCTGCTGGCTTTTCGGCTGCTTGCTTCTTTTCGGCAGCTGGCTTTTTCTCGCCGGCTGGTTTCTTTTCGGCAGCTGGTTTCTTTTCGGCTGCGGCCTTCTTCTCAGTCGCTGGTTTTTTCTCGGCTGCTGGTTTACTCTCAGCAGCTGGCTTCTTCTCAGCCGCTGGCTTCTTTTCGGCTGCTGGCTTCT comes from Armigeres subalbatus isolate Guangzhou_Male chromosome 2, GZ_Asu_2, whole genome shotgun sequence and encodes:
- the LOC134208717 gene encoding neurofilament heavy polypeptide isoform X2 codes for the protein MAPKKPSEKSGQPAEKKEKKPAAAASGSGEKKAAPEKKPAAEKKPAAESKPAAEKKPAAEKKPAAEKKPAAAAEGKPAAEKKPAAEKKPAAEKKPAAEKKPAAEKKPAAEKKPAAESKPAAEKKPATEKKAAAEKKPAAEKKPAGEKKPAAEKKQAAEKPAAEKKPAAEKKPAAEKKPAAEKKPAAEKKPAAEKKPAAEKKPAAEKKPAAEKKPAAEKKPAAEKKPAAEKKAATEKKPAAEKKPAVEKKAEKRSAPADSKAPAEKKKATESKKTPAAAPKAAAPAADAGKKKKKDAKKPATAAATAKKSATGPAAKKAADAAAKAKKTAAGDKKAAAKKPSAKKPGVKKGPATTKKVGTVKRSALAGKGAAAKKPVAKKPVAVKGDKKAIEAKLQKGAAKARAAALLRAKRTKTKVIKGPFGTALRKIRTTVKFRRPRTLRLPRNPKFPRKSVPTRSRMDAYNIIKYPLTTEAAMKKIEDNNTLVFLIHLRANKNHVKAAVKKLYDIKVSKINTLVRPDGKKKAYVRLARDYDALDIANKIGII
- the LOC134208717 gene encoding neurofilament heavy polypeptide isoform X1, with the translated sequence MAPKKPSEKSAGQPAEKKEKKPAAAASGSGEKKAAPEKKPAAEKKPAAESKPAAEKKPAAEKKPAAEKKPAAAAEGKPAAEKKPAAEKKPAAEKKPAAEKKPAAEKKPAAEKKPAAESKPAAEKKPATEKKAAAEKKPAAEKKPAGEKKPAAEKKQAAEKPAAEKKPAAEKKPAAEKKPAAEKKPAAEKKPAAEKKPAAEKKPAAEKKPAAEKKPAAEKKPAAEKKPAAEKKAATEKKPAAEKKPAVEKKAEKRSAPADSKAPAEKKKATESKKTPAAAPKAAAPAADAGKKKKKDAKKPATAAATAKKSATGPAAKKAADAAAKAKKTAAGDKKAAAKKPSAKKPGVKKGPATTKKVGTVKRSALAGKGAAAKKPVAKKPVAVKGDKKAIEAKLQKGAAKARAAALLRAKRTKTKVIKGPFGTALRKIRTTVKFRRPRTLRLPRNPKFPRKSVPTRSRMDAYNIIKYPLTTEAAMKKIEDNNTLVFLIHLRANKNHVKAAVKKLYDIKVSKINTLVRPDGKKKAYVRLARDYDALDIANKIGII